The genomic window GATCGCCCCTAGACGCTTGGCAGCATTTTTCTTTTTGTAGTCTTGAGGATATTTTTCCCGTAAATATTCAACTTGCATCAAAAGTTCTTCAACCTGGTTCAGGAAGAGAGCATGAGCAAATATATTCCACCCATTAATTACTAGCGGCTGATTTAAGGACAAATTTATTCATCCTCATCTACAAGTGGTACATCAAGATCAAAATCAACGTCAGCAACTAAGCACTGAATATGACTTACTAGATCAGAGCTAATGGCCTTTAAGTGCTGTGGATTTTTCTCAATATCTTCTGCCAGAAAATGTATAAACTTCCCAAGTATTGGATCACTTTGTGTCTGATCAACACGAGAAATCACTACCTGACCGTCGGGTTGAATGGTGTAGCAGATTTTATCACGCTTATTCAAGCCAAGAGCTTTGCGAATTGGATCAGGAATCGTTGTCTGAT from Nostoc sp. UHCC 0870 includes these protein-coding regions:
- a CDS encoding type II toxin-antitoxin system PrlF family antitoxin — translated: MAIKLAPCSESTLTDRYQTTIPDPIRKALGLNKRDKICYTIQPDGQVVISRVDQTQSDPILGKFIHFLAEDIEKNPQHLKAISSDLVSHIQCLVADVDFDLDVPLVDEDE